The Streptosporangiales bacterium region TCCCGCGCCGCTTCGTAGATGGTCCGGTGGTAGGCGAGGACATTTTCCAGCCGCCCCTTCAACGTGAGCGTCCGCAGTTCATACCGGTGGACGAGGTCGATCACGGGCTGGTAGGCGATCTGCAGCGGACTGTTGCCCGAATGCTCGACGAAGAAGTAGTGGAACGCGCCGTTGGCCGTGAAGAAGGCGGTCATGTCGCCCGCGCGGGCGCTGGCCTCGAGCTTGTCGTACCGCACCTTCAGCTCGGCACAGTCCGCCGGGGTCAGCCGGGGTACGGCCAGCTGCACGGCCAACACCTCGAGCACCTCGCGCACCTGGTAAGCGCTGAGGAAGTCATGGGGCACTATCGGCCGCAAGTGGGCACCGCGACGCGGGGTCAGGACTACGAGGCCGTCCGAGCTCAGCCGGCGGAGGGCTTCACGCACGGGCCCCCTGCTGACGCCGTACCGCTCCGCGAGCGCTACCTCCTGCAGTTCCGCCTCGGGAGGGAACTCGTCCTGAATGATCGCTGTCCGTAGATCGAGGTAGACCTGCTCTGCAAGAGTCCTCCGTTCCAGGTTCGGCATGGTGGCACCTCGATGATCAGTGGATGGACGGTCCATTCGCCGCGGTAATCCTGCTCGTCAACCGGTCTCGTGTCACACAAGCGGGCAGCCTAACCGCCGTTGGCGAACCGGCGCGATCCCGACCTGTCTCCCGCTTGTGTTGACAGTAAACGGCTTACAACAGATACTCTAGCGCATGAGGCTGCCCGATCTCGGGATTCGCGTATCCCCGTTCCGTCGGCAGCGTCACTCTTGTCCGGGCTCTCCCGGTAGCCCGAACCGCCTTCGATAGGGCTCTCGAGCCACTCGTCTGCGCGCGAACGCCAACATGAGGAGCACCGCATGGAGAAGGAAGAGATCCTCGCCACGATCGGCAAGCACTTCGATGAGGAGAGGGTGATCGAGCAGGCCGTCGAGATCGCCCGGACGCCTTGCCCGCAGACTGAGCTGTACGATCGCGAGCCGTCGATCTTGTCGGCGATCCGGAATCTCTACCGACCAGCGTACGAGGCTGCTGGGTGTGCCACGTGGATCGATGACTACGGCAGCCTGATCGCATCCCAGGGCAACGGGGA contains the following coding sequences:
- a CDS encoding FCD domain-containing protein — encoded protein: MDRPSTDHRGATMPNLERRTLAEQVYLDLRTAIIQDEFPPEAELQEVALAERYGVSRGPVREALRRLSSDGLVVLTPRRGAHLRPIVPHDFLSAYQVREVLEVLAVQLAVPRLTPADCAELKVRYDKLEASARAGDMTAFFTANGAFHYFFVEHSGNSPLQIAYQPVIDLVHRYELRTLTLKGRLENVLAYHRTIYEAARDGDVETAAEYTRDHIRLRVGHLGGEGGDQPWSVLVGINADDGDPGDTQANQLNEAAPKK